The genomic region CCTTCAAAGTTTTTACAGGCTTCTTTAAGTACATTTTTCGATTTAATATCAAGATGGTTGGTAGGTTCATCCATCACCAAAACATTAAAAGGCTGCAATAGCATTTTACAAAGAGCCAGCCTGTTTCGTTCCCCTCCAGATAACACCTTCACTTTTTTATCCACTTCATCTCCGCGAAATAAAAATGATCCCAACATATCACGAACTTTAGCTCGATTACTCTCATTCGCAGCATCGACCATCGTATCATAAATACTTTTTTCCCCGTCTAAATAATCTGCCTGATTTTGAGCAAAATACCCCAACTGAACATTATGACCTAGTTTTAGATTCCCCGAATGAGAAATCTCATCGATGATAATTTTTGCCAATGTGGTTTTTCCCTGTCCGTTTTGCCCAACAAAAGCAATTTTACTACCTCGTTCTATAAGTAGATTAATATCCTCTAAAACCTGATGTTTCCCATAAGCTTTCCCCACGTGTTCCGCTTCTACCACCACTTTACCAGGTTGCACCGAAACCGGAAAACTGATATTCATTACTGCATTATCATCTTCATCAACTTCAATACGATTAACTTTATCCAACTTCTTTATTAAAGACTGCGCCATGGAGGCTTTAGAGGCCTTTGCTCTAAATTTTTCGATAAGTTTTTCTGTCTGCTCTATTTCTTTTTGCTGATTCTTTTGGGCTGCTAATTGCTGTGCTCTAAGCTCCCCCCTAAGCTCAAGATACTTAGAATAAGGCTTCTTGTAATCGTATATTCTTCCTAAAGAAATTTCTATGGTTCGGTTGGTCACGTTATCTAAAAACATCTTATCGTGAGAAACCAGAATCACACAGCCAGGATAAGAATTCAGAAAACTTTCTAACCAGATAATACTTTCAATATCCAGGTGGTTGGTGGGCTCATCCAGCAATAAAATATCATTATTTTGAAGCAAAAGCTTAGCAAGTTCTATCCTCATTCGCCATCCTCCTGAAAAAGTATCGGTAAGCTTTTCAAAATCCTCTCTTTTAAAACCAAGACCAAGTAAAACTTTTTCAGTATCGCCTTCGTAATTATAACCACCGATAATTTCGTATTGATGGGTCACATCGGTAAGTTCCTGAATTAATTCTGTATACGAATCACTTTCATAATCGGTACGTGTTGCTAATTGATGATTTATATCGTTCATTTTAGCCTCCAGCGACTTAATTTCTTCAAAAGCCTGATAAGCCTCATCCAAAACGTTACGTCCCTGTACAAAATCGATATCCTGCTTAAGGAATCCAATTCTTAAGTCTTTGTCTTTGGCGATTTGTCCGCTATCATATTCCTGTTCGCCAGCAATAATTTTTAGCATGGTAGATTTTCCCGCTCCGTTTTTACCTATAAGACCTATACGATCACCGGCACCTAAACGAAAACTAATTTCCTGAAATAAATATTCTCCTTGAAAAGAGACTGAAAGATTATGAATATTGAGCATTATTGTAACGAATGTAACTTAAGGTTCGTGCAAAGATGATTAAATTTGTAATGCAAAAAAAATATTATGAAATTCTTGAAAGGCACTAAGTTATACAGCATTCTTACAGGCACCTGTCCTGTATGCCAGGAGGAGAGCATGTATAAAGAGAAAAACCCTTTTAAATTGGGGCAAGTATACGAAATGCATGATCGTTGTTCGCACTGCGGAACCAAATATAAAATAGAGCCCTCTTTCTTTTACGGCGCAATGTACGTAAGCTATGCCGTTGGCGTAGCCTTTGCGGTTGCCGCTTTTATCATTGCTCATTATTTTCTAGGCGGTGGACTGCTTACTTCTTTTTTCGCTATTGTGGGAACACTAATTGTCTTTATGCCTATCATTATGCGTCTCTCAAGAAATATCTGGATTAATTTTTTCCTAAATTACGATAAAAATGCTGCTTCTAAAACGAAGCATCAAAATGATGATTTATAAAATTTCTTTTGAAAACGTGTAATATCGACTTCTGGTGGCAACGGAATTTCATCTTCAATAAAATTGAGAAGTTTTTCTGAAATTAAAGGTGCTATTAATACTCCACGGCTACCAAAACCATTGCAAACAAACAGGTGATGATACTCTGGATGATTCCCTACTAAAGGTCTACGATCTGAAGTGGCGGGCCTGATCCCGGCAACCTGATCCACTATTTCGTATTCACAGGTAATCAATTGATCTAAATCTTGCTGTAATTTTTCTTTTGCTTGTAAAGTTGGTTGCTGCGTTTTATCCTGATGATTGTAAGTGGCCCCAACTTTATATAAATTATTTCCCAGCGGAAGAATAAAAATCGATGACTTGACGGCTTGTTTTAATTGGAGAGCTGCTGATTTAATCACCAGATACTCCCCTTTGTTCCCTTGTAAAGGCAAATAATTGAAATAAGGATTGTTTACCATGCCAAATCCTTCGCAAAAAATAATATTTCTGGCCTCAGTACCATCATAAGAAACCGAATTCTCATTCAATTTCAGCTTATCATAATCGAAACGCTTATTTTTTAATAATTGATGTTTCTGAAGATGTTTCTTATAAGCGCTTACGAGTAAATTAGTATCTAAAGTACCCGTTTTCTCTACTTTCCCAAAGGAGAAATCGCCAGGAATAAATGGGTTAACCTGTCTGATAAGTTGTGTATTTAAAAATGGAGAAAGCCGAAAATTATCAGCAGCTTCAAACCAGTTATTTTGTTCTTCAACCGAATGGAATCTACGATAAATATTAAGAGGCTTAAGCAGATCTTTGCCAAGCTTTTTTTCCAGTTTTTCATAAAAGGGCACAGAATAACTTATTTGCTTATCGCCTTCCCACGCAAGGGTAAACCTTTTTAAAATCACTGGATTAAAAATACCTCCTGCTACTTTCGTAGAAGTTTGAGAATCATCTTCAAAAACAACAAAACTCCGTTTTCTTGCTTCCAAATGATTAGACAGTGCTATACCACTAAGTCCTAATCCAACAATAATATAATCCAGCATATATAATTTTTAGCAATGCAAAGTAAGAATAAAAAAAGCGCCCTTAAAAGGCGCTTTTCATATAGTTATTAAGAATCATATTTTAATAATTCCACATATCCTGTTCAAAATTACGGATTTGTTCTTTTATACGCTCAGATTCTAAAAGCTGCATAAAGCTGTTATCAACAATATAATCATTGATTTGTCGGTCTCCCTGCACATTATCCTCTTTATAGATTACAGAGTTAAACCTTCTGGAGTTTAAAAGCTGATCGTAAGAAACCGTAGTATTATTACCAATATAGGCTTTAGCTTTATAAAGTACTTCCCTTGCATCTGGATACCAAACCCAAAAAAGGTCTACAAGGTCATTTAGCTCTGAATCGTCAATAAAGTTAACATCTGGTGCACGAGGAGCTATACCTAAAATTCGGTATTTAAGCTCTGCCTGTCTCTTATCAAAATACCAGATTCCTCGAATCTTATATTCCTGTATATCTGCTGCACTTAAATCCCTGCGATCAATAAATTGCTCATCGACCTCCTGACCCGCGTTGTACTGCTCTATTCCATAATTAGTAGTATCTACCCTGGATAAGGTTGCTTGAATATCCTTTAATGTTCTTTTCTCTGTAAAATAAGAATCTGCATAAATATTCTCGATCTTCCCTTCTTTGATCGCTCTAACTAAAACATCATATAAGGATCTTCTATTAGCAGAAATGTTTAGTGTATCTACCGGATAGTACAAAGGAAAATTAACGCGCTCATCCAAATCAATAATCTCCCAGGTCCCTTTAGACCATAGCACATCACGATCATCTACATAGCCATATTCCAGGGGTTTCTCATCTGCGGCTTCTGTAAGCTCTGCATTTGTTGATTTCCCAATATCTTCTGGCTTTTTTGCATTTAAAATATTAGCTGTTTGCGACAAACCGGAAAAACCGATCAGCAAAAACAAACTATATATTATATATTTCCCTTTCATAATACTTTCCTTTTCTTAATTCGTAAGTTCTATAAAGACCGGAGCGATCTTTTTAAGCTTATAACCACTGTTGGTAGTTAATGAGGCATCAATATCAAATATCTGAACGGTTTCACCTCTACCTGCTCTACGTAATGCTGCTTTTGCAGCATTGTCCAATCTGTTTCCTCTAACTGTAACTGTAGGTTGTCCTGAAACTTTAAAGCTAAAGCCGGTAACTCTTAAACCAATATCAAAATCGAAATCTGGTAGCTCAGCTCCAACTTCAGAACCTTCTAAGCTATTTCGTTGCATTTTAACAGAACCGGTTTCCCTTCTTATTGATCCAACCGGACTTGGAATATCCTTAATCCTAAAAGTTGAACTAGAAGGATAGCTTTTTCCATCTATTGTTCCTGTAACATTAATCTTTACTTCTCTTTGCTGAAGTGTAGTTACATCCATTACATAACTACTTCCAGAAGTTCTGGATAAACCAGGTGCACTAGCTTGAACATTATTATCTGGGACACCAGCCATAGAAATAGTTAATGGGTTTTTAACCCCACGGTATAACACATTCATTTTATCAGCAGAAATTGTTGCTGAATTTGGTTTTGGAATCACTGCAAATTTTTGGTTAACCGGAACCTCTATAGGCTCTTCTCCTTCATTAAATATAAGTTTACCCGTAATGCTATGATCGCCGGCATTTCCCACAGGAACATTCAACACAACTTTCCCTCCCTGTAGCGAATAATCATTATCTGATAGCGTTCTACCATCTAATTTTAACTCTATTTTATTAGGTTTTGTGGTCTCATCACTTCTACCAAGCACAATTGCTCCATCAAAAGTTTCTCCCTGATAATAAGCAGATTTAGGAGCTTCTAATAAGGTGGTGTAATTGGTCATAGAAACTTCTTCTTGTAACTGCCCTGCTAACATTGCTGAAAGCACATCATTCTCTGTAGTTTTAATATCAGATTGTATCTGGGTTAATTGAGTAATAGAAGCTATTAAAGGAAAACCTTCAAAATTATACGTTAACCAGGGCTTTTTAGTCCCTTCGCTATCTTCGCGCTCACCAGTATTGAATTTACGCTCAATTTCATTGTTCAGGGTACTAAAACCCTCACCCAAAGTATTGATTACTCCTTCACGATATTCGTTAATTTTAGCTACAAATTCCTGTCCCTCTGGA from Zunongwangia profunda SM-A87 harbors:
- a CDS encoding ABC-F family ATP-binding cassette domain-containing protein codes for the protein MLNIHNLSVSFQGEYLFQEISFRLGAGDRIGLIGKNGAGKSTMLKIIAGEQEYDSGQIAKDKDLRIGFLKQDIDFVQGRNVLDEAYQAFEEIKSLEAKMNDINHQLATRTDYESDSYTELIQELTDVTHQYEIIGGYNYEGDTEKVLLGLGFKREDFEKLTDTFSGGWRMRIELAKLLLQNNDILLLDEPTNHLDIESIIWLESFLNSYPGCVILVSHDKMFLDNVTNRTIEISLGRIYDYKKPYSKYLELRGELRAQQLAAQKNQQKEIEQTEKLIEKFRAKASKASMAQSLIKKLDKVNRIEVDEDDNAVMNISFPVSVQPGKVVVEAEHVGKAYGKHQVLEDINLLIERGSKIAFVGQNGQGKTTLAKIIIDEISHSGNLKLGHNVQLGYFAQNQADYLDGEKSIYDTMVDAANESNRAKVRDMLGSFLFRGDEVDKKVKVLSGGERNRLALCKMLLQPFNVLVMDEPTNHLDIKSKNVLKEACKNFEGTLIIVSHDRDFLQGLTSTVYEFRNKKIKEYLGDIDYYLEQRKLEDMRAVEKRDKVPKTAAKKIATEKQSYEDQKKLKGLHNKLSKIESKISKIEKELKKKDQELATNYEKTIAQSNFLDSYNDKKKHLKSLMQEWEELQLEIEEIS
- a CDS encoding DUF983 domain-containing protein, which translates into the protein MKFLKGTKLYSILTGTCPVCQEESMYKEKNPFKLGQVYEMHDRCSHCGTKYKIEPSFFYGAMYVSYAVGVAFAVAAFIIAHYFLGGGLLTSFFAIVGTLIVFMPIIMRLSRNIWINFFLNYDKNAASKTKHQNDDL
- a CDS encoding NAD(P)/FAD-dependent oxidoreductase yields the protein MLDYIIVGLGLSGIALSNHLEARKRSFVVFEDDSQTSTKVAGGIFNPVILKRFTLAWEGDKQISYSVPFYEKLEKKLGKDLLKPLNIYRRFHSVEEQNNWFEAADNFRLSPFLNTQLIRQVNPFIPGDFSFGKVEKTGTLDTNLLVSAYKKHLQKHQLLKNKRFDYDKLKLNENSVSYDGTEARNIIFCEGFGMVNNPYFNYLPLQGNKGEYLVIKSAALQLKQAVKSSIFILPLGNNLYKVGATYNHQDKTQQPTLQAKEKLQQDLDQLITCEYEIVDQVAGIRPATSDRRPLVGNHPEYHHLFVCNGFGSRGVLIAPLISEKLLNFIEDEIPLPPEVDITRFQKKFYKSSF
- the porN gene encoding type IX secretion system ring subunit PorN/GldN; the protein is MKGKYIIYSLFLLIGFSGLSQTANILNAKKPEDIGKSTNAELTEAADEKPLEYGYVDDRDVLWSKGTWEIIDLDERVNFPLYYPVDTLNISANRRSLYDVLVRAIKEGKIENIYADSYFTEKRTLKDIQATLSRVDTTNYGIEQYNAGQEVDEQFIDRRDLSAADIQEYKIRGIWYFDKRQAELKYRILGIAPRAPDVNFIDDSELNDLVDLFWVWYPDAREVLYKAKAYIGNNTTVSYDQLLNSRRFNSVIYKEDNVQGDRQINDYIVDNSFMQLLESERIKEQIRNFEQDMWNY
- the porM gene encoding type IX secretion system motor protein PorM/GldM is translated as MASGKQSPRQKMINLMYLVFIAMMALNMSKEVLVAFGSMNEKLEESNATTEQRNVAAMQGLKSKANEQAAKYAELAQKAETINQLSQNLDTYIQGVKNDLTSSLDDPQDYQAMDKTDILDEKFFKGGKISPEGQEFVAKINEYREGVINTLGEGFSTLNNEIERKFNTGEREDSEGTKKPWLTYNFEGFPLIASITQLTQIQSDIKTTENDVLSAMLAGQLQEEVSMTNYTTLLEAPKSAYYQGETFDGAIVLGRSDETTKPNKIELKLDGRTLSDNDYSLQGGKVVLNVPVGNAGDHSITGKLIFNEGEEPIEVPVNQKFAVIPKPNSATISADKMNVLYRGVKNPLTISMAGVPDNNVQASAPGLSRTSGSSYVMDVTTLQQREVKINVTGTIDGKSYPSSSTFRIKDIPSPVGSIRRETGSVKMQRNSLEGSEVGAELPDFDFDIGLRVTGFSFKVSGQPTVTVRGNRLDNAAKAALRRAGRGETVQIFDIDASLTTNSGYKLKKIAPVFIELTN